In Liquorilactobacillus hordei DSM 19519, the following proteins share a genomic window:
- a CDS encoding putative ornithine decarboxylase, whose protein sequence is MGFLKIAATQKIIARLRESNSEIVTLSFETNMAEIAEIVKLKEESLPEKIVEKLEQSGLKVPIFEMDVKNEDLNKQLKEIEQIAEEYEQKKIPNFIEDLVNYAKEKPISFTTPGHHGGRFYTKHPAGMIFKKFMGDNFFQADVSDTVTELGDTLTHMGTPLEAQKRAARAYNADKVYFVTNGTTTANTICSLAALTAGDLVLFDRNNHKSLYNSALIMTGAVPVYIPTDRNALGAIGPLDEEYLEEKRLRAEINKVAPDKARKKRPFRMAVIQLETYDGIIYDAQRIIKKIGHLCDYILFDCAWGGYEQFVPLMESLSAFTDHLGQEDPGILVTQSIHKQQAGIAQSSQILKKDSHIKGQERYIDHKHFNHTYLKYVTTSYSYPVYASLAVNAYMAERNFATNEWRKTLVRGIEWRKQLLNHSKLFTPFVPRTVVNKNWEDVTTEELATDKNVWLLNSKDLWHGFMQVKDGQVMQDPFKLIIKTPGIDVEHGVYEKTGIPAAIVNAFLTEQRIMSAKADLNSLLFLLTPGDGESELEQLLKKLLEFEKMYEEDALLADVLPKIVESSHGRYDGYTLKQLCEEMHEYYRRHQTFTLQKKLFAKHSFQLYEELPSVADLEFVRNKGKLVELSKIKDKIALEGALPYPPGVFVVAPGEKWEQVDIDYFQTLLGAMTKFPGFDPEIQGVYLKQVDGEYVAYGYVKS, encoded by the coding sequence ATGGGTTTTTTAAAGATTGCCGCAACACAAAAAATAATCGCTCGTTTGAGAGAGAGCAATAGTGAAATAGTGACATTGAGTTTTGAAACAAATATGGCAGAAATAGCAGAGATTGTGAAGCTAAAAGAAGAATCTCTTCCAGAGAAAATAGTTGAGAAATTGGAACAAAGTGGATTAAAAGTACCAATATTTGAAATGGATGTCAAAAATGAGGACCTCAACAAGCAATTGAAGGAAATTGAGCAGATTGCTGAAGAATATGAACAAAAAAAAATTCCTAATTTTATTGAAGACTTAGTGAATTACGCTAAAGAAAAGCCAATTAGTTTTACTACACCGGGTCATCATGGTGGTAGATTCTACACAAAGCATCCAGCAGGAATGATTTTCAAAAAATTTATGGGTGATAACTTTTTTCAAGCAGATGTAAGTGATACTGTGACCGAATTGGGTGATACACTGACTCATATGGGGACTCCACTTGAGGCTCAAAAGCGAGCGGCTAGGGCATATAATGCTGATAAGGTCTATTTTGTAACAAACGGAACGACAACTGCGAATACAATCTGCTCTTTGGCGGCGCTAACTGCGGGTGATCTAGTTTTATTTGACAGGAATAATCATAAATCACTTTATAATAGTGCACTAATTATGACAGGTGCAGTTCCTGTATATATACCAACGGATCGCAATGCATTGGGAGCAATTGGGCCGCTAGACGAAGAATATTTAGAAGAAAAAAGATTAAGAGCAGAAATCAACAAAGTTGCTCCAGACAAAGCAAGAAAAAAAAGGCCATTCAGGATGGCGGTTATCCAGTTGGAAACGTATGACGGGATTATATATGATGCTCAGCGAATCATAAAAAAAATAGGTCATTTATGTGATTACATTTTATTTGATTGTGCATGGGGGGGTTACGAACAATTTGTTCCCCTAATGGAGTCACTTTCTGCCTTTACGGACCATCTTGGTCAAGAAGATCCTGGTATTTTGGTGACCCAATCAATTCATAAACAACAGGCCGGGATTGCACAATCATCACAGATATTGAAGAAAGACAGTCATATAAAAGGACAGGAACGATATATTGACCACAAGCATTTTAATCATACGTATTTGAAATATGTGACGACGAGTTATTCGTATCCAGTTTATGCATCACTTGCTGTTAATGCATATATGGCAGAACGAAATTTTGCTACAAATGAATGGAGAAAGACATTAGTACGAGGGATTGAATGGCGTAAGCAATTGTTGAACCATTCAAAGTTATTTACTCCATTTGTTCCAAGAACAGTTGTAAATAAGAATTGGGAAGATGTTACAACTGAGGAGCTTGCTACTGATAAAAATGTTTGGTTACTTAATTCTAAAGATTTGTGGCATGGTTTTATGCAGGTCAAAGATGGTCAAGTAATGCAGGATCCATTTAAGTTGATAATTAAAACACCTGGAATTGATGTTGAACATGGTGTTTATGAAAAAACGGGGATACCCGCAGCAATTGTCAATGCATTTCTGACAGAACAACGGATCATGTCAGCTAAGGCCGATCTAAACTCATTATTGTTCCTATTGACACCAGGGGATGGGGAATCTGAGTTGGAACAACTATTAAAGAAACTTCTTGAATTTGAGAAAATGTATGAAGAAGATGCATTATTAGCAGATGTGTTACCTAAAATTGTTGAAAGCAGTCATGGAAGATATGATGGCTACACACTGAAACAGTTATGTGAAGAGATGCATGAATATTATAGAAGACATCAAACTTTTACTTTACAAAAGAAATTATTTGCTAAGCATTCTTTTCAATTATATGAAGAACTGCCAAGTGTTGCGGATTTAGAATTTGTACGTAATAAAGGTAAGCTGGTTGAATTATCGAAAATTAAAGACAAAATTGCACTTGAAGGTGCATTACCTTATCCACCAGGCGTTTTTGTCGTTGCTCCTGGGGAAAAATGGGAGCAAGTTGATATCGATTATTTCCAGACGTTGTTGGGGGCGATGACTAAGTTTCCAGGTTTTGATCCGGAGATACAGGGTGTTTACTTAAAACAAGTTGATGGTGAATATGTCGCTTATGGATATGTGAAGTCCTAA
- a CDS encoding NAD-dependent succinate-semialdehyde dehydrogenase — MAYKTVNPYTNELVKEFPNATDTQIEEALSTAHSLYRAWKKEKVADRAQKLHDVAQTLRDNSEELAKILVIEMGKLIGEARGEVELCAMIADYFADNSAEMLSPIPLKTTAGNARIEKESVGVLLMVEPWNFPYYQIMRVYAPNYMVGNPMILKHSSNTPWAGAIFQEMIEKAGAPKGSLINLFLTHDQVDKVIADDRIQGVALTGSERGGSSVAQTAGKYLKKSSMELGGNDAFIVLEDANIDEVISVASRARTYNAGQVCTSSKRFIVADKLYDEFVERLAESYKHFVPGDPLDEKTTLAPLSSAKAKQTLQKQLDDALAAGAKLYFGNTPIDLPGQFFQPSIITDVTPDNPAYYEEMFGPIAQVYRASSEQEAINIANDSHYGLGGIVFAGDSKHGEEVAQQIDTGMVFVNTFLYTLPEIPFGGIKRSGYGREMSSLGLNAFVNDKLIVSVEKPDLNNLGGALF; from the coding sequence TTGGCTTACAAAACCGTTAACCCTTATACAAATGAATTGGTCAAAGAATTCCCAAACGCAACAGATACTCAAATCGAGGAAGCTCTTTCAACAGCGCACAGTCTCTACCGTGCATGGAAAAAAGAGAAAGTTGCTGACCGTGCACAAAAGTTGCACGATGTTGCACAAACACTCCGTGATAATTCTGAAGAACTTGCAAAAATATTAGTTATAGAAATGGGTAAATTAATTGGTGAAGCTCGTGGTGAAGTTGAATTATGTGCTATGATTGCTGATTATTTTGCTGACAATAGTGCAGAGATGTTGTCTCCTATTCCATTGAAAACAACCGCTGGCAACGCTCGTATTGAAAAAGAGTCTGTTGGTGTTTTATTGATGGTTGAACCTTGGAACTTCCCATACTATCAAATTATGCGTGTCTATGCACCTAATTATATGGTTGGTAATCCTATGATTCTGAAACATTCTTCAAATACACCTTGGGCAGGAGCAATCTTCCAAGAAATGATTGAGAAAGCCGGTGCCCCTAAAGGCAGCTTGATTAACCTTTTCTTAACTCATGATCAGGTTGACAAGGTTATTGCTGACGACCGTATTCAAGGTGTGGCCTTAACAGGTTCTGAACGTGGCGGTAGCTCAGTTGCTCAAACAGCTGGTAAATATTTGAAGAAGTCTTCAATGGAACTCGGTGGCAATGATGCCTTTATCGTTCTCGAAGATGCTAATATTGATGAAGTTATCTCAGTTGCAAGTCGTGCACGTACCTACAACGCTGGTCAAGTATGTACATCATCAAAACGTTTCATTGTTGCTGACAAATTATACGATGAATTTGTTGAACGTTTAGCTGAAAGCTACAAACATTTTGTACCTGGAGATCCACTGGATGAGAAAACAACCCTTGCTCCTTTATCATCTGCAAAAGCAAAACAAACATTGCAAAAACAATTAGATGATGCTCTTGCTGCTGGCGCAAAATTGTATTTTGGAAATACACCGATTGACCTTCCAGGACAATTCTTCCAACCTTCAATTATTACAGATGTTACTCCTGATAATCCCGCATACTATGAAGAGATGTTTGGCCCAATCGCCCAGGTTTACCGTGCATCTAGTGAACAAGAAGCAATCAACATTGCTAATGACTCACATTATGGTCTAGGGGGAATTGTATTCGCTGGTGACAGTAAACATGGTGAAGAAGTTGCACAACAAATTGATACAGGTATGGTTTTCGTTAATACATTCTTATATACGCTACCTGAAATTCCATTTGGTGGAATCAAGCGTTCTGGGTATGGTCGCGAAATGAGCAGCTTAGGATTAAACGCATTTGTAAACGATAAACTAATTGTTTCAGTTGAAAAACCTGATTTAAACAATCTGGGTGGAGCTTTGTTCTAG
- a CDS encoding NADPH-dependent FMN reductase, which translates to MTKTVGLIVGSLRKGSFTRAVAKQMAAQLPEGFEVKNIDISKLDLYNQDLDDEDRVPASWTEFREAMKTVDAVIFATPEFNRSVPGALKNALDVGSRPYGTSVWDKKPAIILSVSSGAISGFGANHHLRQSLVFLNMPTIQQPELYIGNVTELLDDDLKITNEGTIKFLGSAMVIFADFINRLS; encoded by the coding sequence ATGACTAAAACAGTTGGTCTAATCGTTGGTAGTTTAAGAAAAGGTTCTTTTACTAGAGCTGTTGCCAAACAAATGGCTGCACAATTGCCTGAGGGATTTGAAGTTAAAAACATTGATATTAGTAAGCTTGATTTATACAATCAGGACTTAGATGATGAAGATAGGGTTCCTGCAAGCTGGACTGAATTCCGTGAGGCAATGAAAACCGTCGATGCAGTGATTTTTGCAACACCTGAATTTAACCGTTCTGTCCCTGGAGCATTAAAAAATGCACTCGATGTTGGTTCACGTCCTTACGGAACAAGTGTCTGGGACAAAAAGCCAGCAATTATTCTGAGCGTCTCATCAGGTGCAATTAGTGGCTTTGGTGCTAACCATCACCTTCGTCAATCATTAGTATTTCTCAACATGCCTACTATCCAACAACCTGAACTATATATTGGTAATGTCACAGAACTACTTGATGATGATTTGAAAATTACCAATGAAGGAACTATCAAGTTTCTTGGCAGCGCGATGGTTATCTTTGCTGATTTCATTAATCGTCTGTCTTAA
- a CDS encoding (Fe-S)-binding protein, producing the protein MKVTIFSTCVVDLLFPNVGQAMVEVLERLGCETSLPTNQVCCGQPTYNSGYHKESKKVLYNEIDSLLSTDADYIVGPAGSCVAMLREYSHILKDDPKYAQKAQELANKSYEFSQFLYNVLGFVDTGAQLDAVATYHRSCHMTRLLGEKTAPFALLDNVKDLKMVPLPHLQNCCGFGGTFSVKEPEISKQMVDEKVDSIISTGAQVLISADASCLMNIGGRFSRRDENIKIMHIAEVLNNNVDVSRIRYKNQPTTV; encoded by the coding sequence ATGAAAGTCACGATTTTTTCGACATGTGTCGTCGACTTGCTCTTTCCGAATGTTGGACAAGCAATGGTTGAAGTGTTAGAAAGACTTGGTTGTGAAACTTCTCTACCTACCAACCAAGTTTGTTGTGGTCAGCCTACATACAACAGCGGTTACCACAAAGAGAGTAAAAAAGTTCTTTACAATGAAATTGATTCATTACTGTCGACCGATGCTGATTATATAGTTGGTCCAGCAGGATCTTGTGTTGCAATGTTACGTGAATATTCTCACATTTTGAAAGACGACCCCAAATACGCACAAAAAGCACAAGAGCTGGCTAATAAAAGTTATGAATTCTCGCAATTTTTGTACAATGTTTTAGGTTTTGTTGATACTGGAGCACAGCTTGATGCAGTTGCAACTTATCACCGGTCTTGTCATATGACTCGCTTGCTTGGTGAAAAAACTGCTCCTTTTGCTTTATTGGACAATGTCAAGGATCTAAAGATGGTTCCACTTCCTCATCTTCAAAATTGTTGCGGCTTTGGGGGAACGTTCTCCGTCAAAGAACCTGAAATCTCAAAACAGATGGTAGATGAAAAAGTGGACTCAATTATCAGTACAGGTGCACAAGTTTTAATTAGTGCCGATGCATCTTGTCTGATGAATATTGGCGGTCGTTTCAGTCGACGAGATGAAAACATCAAAATTATGCATATCGCTGAAGTACTTAATAACAATGTAGATGTTAGTCGAATTCGCTACAAAAATCAGCCGACTACTGTTTAG
- a CDS encoding LutC/YkgG family protein codes for MTNPNREIFLDRIATKAGRRRHQLKNHPFVPINDLPETTLSGKSQDELLELTQKNSEAVHVTFKKSSRSSLPVLLNNYLASKKIKHLILPTCNKWDTFNLSDWKHQLVDSVEFWTPESSRKENLAKANAADGAIGFADYLLAESGTITVATTPGQGRGFHFLPTHYLSIIPKSRILSRSRQAMHKYEAELASGKLKTSNINFITGPSNSGDIEMVLVVGVHGPLDMTYVVVEDL; via the coding sequence ATGACTAACCCTAACCGTGAAATATTTCTTGATAGGATTGCAACCAAAGCGGGACGCCGTCGCCATCAACTAAAAAACCATCCTTTTGTACCCATTAACGACTTACCAGAAACAACCCTTTCTGGTAAGTCACAAGATGAGCTGCTTGAACTTACGCAAAAAAATAGTGAAGCAGTCCACGTTACTTTCAAAAAAAGTAGCCGTAGCTCACTTCCAGTGTTGCTGAATAACTATCTGGCTTCAAAAAAAATTAAACACTTAATATTACCCACTTGCAATAAATGGGATACTTTTAACTTATCCGATTGGAAACATCAACTTGTTGATTCTGTAGAATTTTGGACACCTGAAAGTTCTCGTAAGGAGAATTTGGCTAAAGCAAATGCTGCAGATGGTGCTATTGGCTTTGCCGACTATTTATTAGCGGAATCCGGTACAATCACGGTCGCTACTACTCCTGGGCAAGGAAGGGGATTTCATTTTTTGCCTACTCATTACCTTAGCATTATTCCTAAAAGTCGTATTCTTTCTCGCAGCAGACAAGCTATGCATAAATATGAGGCTGAACTTGCCTCAGGTAAATTAAAAACTTCAAATATTAATTTTATCACTGGTCCTTCAAACTCTGGTGATATTGAAATGGTTCTTGTTGTTGGAGTTCATGGTCCACTTGATATGACATATGTTGTGGTCGAAGATTTATAA
- a CDS encoding FAD-dependent oxidoreductase, with product MNFSKKTRQKEIDLLKQGTENDLLVIGGGITGAGVALQAAASGIKTVLVDMQDFGGGTSSRSTRLVHGGIRYLKTFDVQVVSDTAKERAVIQHIAPHLVYPDPMLLPIYDEPGTTFTMFSVKVAMDLYDHLAEINKSKQLRKYANYTLTKDEVLEREPQLNPDKLVGAGVYLDYQNNDSRLVIEAVKKAHDEGGIMLSRVKAVKIIHNANNQVVGCRVKDMLTGEEFEIKAKIVINASGPWSDLVKSIDNANTDRPQMRPTKGIHLVVDSSKLQVPQPTYFGSGTDDGRMIFTIPREGKTYFGTTDTDYHGDLEDPRVELEDVSYLLKIINKKYPTANLTIHDVEASWAGLRPLITTEDNTTDVVSGASQSVNNSKSPSTVSRGSSLAAGEDGLITLAGGKLTDYRLMAQAALEMIAKKLENDFNKSVILADSKKLIVSGGDFDSENVEESLNKFAEIGESKGLKYEEALSIVRVFGSNATKIFDLLNQFDNVEGFSCAEAAMLRYSLDEEMVLDPVDYLLRRTYHMLFKADMVEEVKKAVLKNMASYLEWDAEELTVRTEELNKAIEESELAYLK from the coding sequence ATGAATTTTTCAAAAAAGACGAGACAAAAAGAAATTGATTTGTTAAAACAGGGGACAGAAAATGATTTATTAGTTATAGGTGGAGGTATCACTGGTGCTGGTGTCGCTTTACAGGCAGCTGCTTCAGGAATAAAAACAGTTTTAGTTGACATGCAAGATTTTGGTGGTGGAACATCATCAAGATCTACCAGATTAGTTCATGGTGGTATTAGGTATTTAAAAACTTTTGATGTACAAGTTGTTTCTGATACAGCTAAGGAAAGAGCAGTTATACAACATATTGCCCCGCATTTAGTGTATCCTGATCCAATGCTTTTGCCAATCTACGATGAACCAGGAACAACATTTACGATGTTTTCTGTCAAAGTTGCAATGGATTTATATGATCATCTAGCAGAAATTAATAAGTCTAAGCAACTCAGAAAGTATGCAAACTATACGTTGACTAAAGATGAAGTTCTTGAGCGAGAGCCACAATTAAATCCAGATAAATTAGTTGGTGCTGGAGTATATTTGGATTATCAAAATAATGATTCACGCCTAGTAATTGAAGCAGTGAAAAAAGCACATGATGAGGGCGGAATTATGTTGAGTCGTGTGAAAGCAGTTAAAATAATACATAATGCAAATAATCAGGTTGTGGGCTGTAGGGTTAAGGACATGTTGACAGGTGAAGAATTTGAAATTAAGGCAAAAATCGTTATTAATGCAAGCGGACCATGGTCAGATTTAGTAAAATCGATTGACAATGCAAATACAGATAGGCCACAAATGAGGCCTACAAAAGGAATTCATCTAGTTGTAGACAGTTCAAAACTGCAAGTCCCTCAGCCAACTTATTTTGGCTCAGGAACAGATGACGGACGAATGATCTTTACAATTCCACGTGAGGGTAAAACATACTTTGGTACTACTGATACTGATTATCATGGCGACCTTGAAGATCCAAGGGTAGAGCTGGAAGATGTTTCTTATCTACTCAAAATAATTAACAAAAAATATCCGACAGCCAACTTAACAATTCATGACGTTGAAGCAAGTTGGGCTGGATTACGACCATTAATTACAACAGAAGATAATACAACTGATGTGGTTTCAGGAGCTAGTCAGTCTGTAAACAACTCTAAGTCTCCTTCGACAGTTTCGAGAGGAAGTTCTTTAGCAGCAGGTGAGGATGGATTGATTACTCTAGCTGGAGGAAAATTAACAGATTACCGCTTAATGGCACAAGCCGCTCTTGAAATGATTGCAAAAAAATTAGAAAATGATTTCAACAAATCAGTAATATTAGCTGACTCTAAGAAACTTATCGTTTCAGGTGGTGATTTTGATTCAGAGAATGTGGAGGAAAGTTTAAATAAATTTGCAGAAATAGGCGAAAGTAAGGGACTGAAATATGAAGAAGCCCTTTCAATCGTCAGAGTTTTTGGATCCAATGCAACTAAAATATTCGATTTATTAAATCAATTTGATAATGTTGAAGGCTTTTCGTGTGCTGAGGCGGCAATGCTTAGATACTCTCTTGATGAAGAAATGGTTCTTGATCCAGTCGACTACTTATTACGTAGAACGTATCATATGTTGTTTAAGGCAGATATGGTCGAGGAAGTGAAGAAAGCAGTACTTAAAAATATGGCTAGTTATTTAGAATGGGATGCTGAAGAACTTACTGTAAGGACTGAAGAATTGAACAAGGCAATCGAAGAATCTGAATTAGCATATCTAAAGTAG
- a CDS encoding Dps family protein, whose translation MTKTIDSSRTNLQLNQLLADLTQLQNNIQQTHWYMRGRNFFHLHPLMDDYKDQLGEQLDVLAERLIALGGSPYATVKEFISNTGLPDEKIEFGQFTLPELMNRLLTEFKYLRDQYQIGIEVTDEEKDFPTQDILNGFKSDTEKIIWMISAYLDESPTD comes from the coding sequence ATGACAAAAACGATTGATTCTTCCAGAACAAACTTGCAATTAAACCAGCTACTAGCTGATTTGACACAATTACAAAATAATATTCAACAAACCCACTGGTATATGCGAGGTAGAAACTTCTTCCATCTACATCCTCTGATGGATGATTATAAAGATCAGTTGGGCGAACAACTTGATGTACTGGCTGAAAGGCTTATTGCATTGGGAGGAAGCCCTTATGCTACTGTTAAGGAGTTCATTTCCAACACTGGTTTGCCAGATGAAAAAATTGAATTTGGTCAATTCACTTTACCTGAATTGATGAATAGATTATTGACTGAGTTTAAATATTTACGTGATCAGTATCAAATTGGAATAGAAGTCACTGATGAAGAAAAAGATTTCCCTACTCAAGATATTTTGAATGGATTTAAAAGTGATACTGAAAAAATAATTTGGATGATTAGTGCGTACTTGGATGAAAGTCCTACTGATTAA
- a CDS encoding FAD:protein FMN transferase, which translates to MVINKKYRALGTIIDLTVYNPMDEKLLDGAYELIKEYEDKLTVNRTSSEIMDINNASGKEAVSVSEISYKIVKKAIEISQKELGFNALIGPIVKLWHIGFADAQVPQNVEIIRKLALTDSFSVILNDEKRTVFLQKKGMELDLGGIAKGYIADAIKDYWTNQHVESGIINLGGNVLLVGTPAREDHLWNVGIQSPFSERNDPLGILKTEDYSVVTSGIYERFLKIAGKEYHHIFDPKTGYPVANDLASVTVVTKKSIDGEIWASLGFYKGIRETLKMLYGQKNVGLIFTTKDGKVYITENIAEKFKLTNQNFFLEEDSVLH; encoded by the coding sequence ATGGTAATAAATAAAAAATATCGTGCACTTGGAACCATTATAGATTTGACAGTCTACAATCCAATGGATGAAAAACTGTTAGATGGGGCATATGAATTAATAAAAGAGTATGAGGATAAACTAACAGTGAATAGAACTTCTTCGGAAATAATGGATATCAATAATGCTTCTGGGAAAGAAGCGGTTTCCGTTTCCGAAATAAGTTACAAAATTGTCAAAAAGGCAATTGAGATTAGTCAAAAAGAGTTGGGATTCAATGCCTTAATTGGACCAATTGTTAAGTTGTGGCATATAGGTTTTGCGGATGCGCAAGTCCCTCAAAACGTAGAAATTATCCGAAAATTAGCATTAACTGATTCATTCAGTGTGATTTTGAATGATGAAAAAAGGACAGTCTTCTTGCAAAAAAAAGGAATGGAGCTGGATTTAGGCGGAATTGCAAAGGGATATATTGCTGATGCTATAAAAGACTATTGGACTAACCAGCATGTAGAAAGCGGAATTATTAACTTAGGTGGGAATGTTTTATTGGTAGGAACTCCTGCGAGAGAAGATCACTTATGGAATGTTGGTATCCAGTCTCCTTTCAGTGAACGTAATGATCCTTTAGGCATTCTAAAAACAGAAGATTACTCTGTTGTTACTTCTGGCATCTATGAACGATTTTTAAAAATAGCTGGAAAAGAGTACCATCATATTTTTGACCCTAAAACAGGGTACCCTGTGGCTAATGACCTAGCAAGTGTGACCGTTGTCACAAAAAAATCAATTGATGGTGAAATCTGGGCTAGTTTAGGATTTTATAAAGGTATCAGAGAAACTCTAAAAATGCTTTATGGGCAAAAAAACGTTGGCCTAATCTTTACTACAAAGGACGGGAAAGTCTATATTACAGAAAATATCGCAGAAAAGTTTAAATTAACTAATCAAAACTTTTTTTTGGAAGAAGATTCAGTTTTGCATTAA
- a CDS encoding helix-turn-helix domain-containing protein, whose translation MTRNYTYSFKLKVVKEYLNGENSLHTLCLKYKMPSDTPLVIWVSRYKAFGPTGLKQLKRRHYSNDFKVAVITYYLNHSTSIQKTAIHFDISHTVVYNWLKLMRQFGIKAVISSKIGRPKMVKKKKETSKKKTEQQLIERQQKQIRHLEQELSYTKIENVYLKKLDAVIRNKKQH comes from the coding sequence TTGACACGTAATTATACCTACAGCTTTAAGTTGAAAGTAGTTAAAGAATATTTAAATGGTGAAAATTCACTCCACACACTGTGTCTGAAATATAAGATGCCGAGTGATACTCCGTTAGTAATTTGGGTGTCGCGTTATAAAGCTTTTGGCCCTACCGGTCTTAAACAGCTTAAACGCCGACACTATTCTAATGATTTCAAGGTAGCGGTTATTACCTATTACTTGAACCATTCTACCAGTATTCAAAAAACAGCCATCCACTTTGATATCAGCCACACAGTCGTTTATAATTGGCTTAAATTAATGCGGCAATTTGGAATTAAAGCCGTAATTTCATCTAAGATAGGACGACCCAAGATGGTTAAGAAAAAGAAAGAAACATCCAAGAAAAAGACCGAACAACAGTTAATAGAGAGACAACAAAAACAAATCAGACATTTAGAACAGGAACTTTCCTATACTAAAATTGAGAATGTTTATCTAAAAAAATTGGATGCCGTAATTCGAAACAAAAAACAGCACTAA
- a CDS encoding IS3 family transposase: MRRDYPFITLLKVAGLARSTYYYHLACLNRPDKYRQVKQIIRQEFARSHQTYGYRRMRFVLKQHHVKLCLETVRKIMFSMGLKVTLFSKHSGRYNSYHGHVGQVVPNLLKQQFKAHKPYTVLHTDVSQFKLTCGKWGYISTVIDEASNEVLAAKVSSTPNRVLIDQTLETVIKKIPATTKPILHSDQGWQYQMTNYQAKLRHHHFIQSMSRKGNCLDNAPVESFFSMLKRECLRRIKVTSLSELSTLVEHYVAWYNNQRISLKRHGLTPVEYRKQYLTNN, encoded by the coding sequence TTGCGGCGTGATTATCCCTTTATTACGCTCTTAAAAGTTGCGGGACTTGCGCGTTCGACGTATTACTATCATTTAGCTTGTCTAAACCGGCCTGATAAATATCGTCAGGTTAAACAAATTATTCGGCAAGAATTTGCCCGCTCTCATCAAACTTATGGTTATCGTCGCATGAGATTTGTTTTAAAACAGCATCATGTTAAACTTTGTCTAGAAACTGTTCGTAAAATTATGTTTTCTATGGGTCTGAAAGTTACTCTTTTTTCAAAACATTCTGGTCGGTACAACTCATATCATGGTCATGTTGGACAGGTGGTACCTAACTTGCTCAAGCAACAATTCAAGGCCCATAAACCATATACTGTTTTGCATACTGACGTCAGTCAGTTTAAACTTACGTGTGGAAAATGGGGTTATATTTCGACAGTTATTGATGAGGCTAGTAATGAAGTTTTAGCCGCTAAAGTTAGTTCAACACCCAATCGTGTTTTAATCGATCAAACCCTTGAGACAGTCATTAAAAAGATTCCCGCAACAACTAAACCAATTCTACACTCTGATCAAGGATGGCAATATCAAATGACCAATTATCAAGCTAAACTAAGACATCATCATTTCATTCAAAGCATGTCCCGTAAGGGAAATTGTTTAGACAATGCTCCAGTTGAGAGCTTTTTCAGTATGCTTAAACGTGAATGTTTAAGGCGCATTAAGGTTACTTCGCTCAGTGAACTAAGTACATTAGTGGAACATTATGTTGCTTGGTATAATAACCAGCGAATTTCACTTAAGCGTCACGGATTAACTCCAGTCGAATATCGTAAACAGTATCTAACTAATAATTAA